The proteins below come from a single Streptomyces spongiicola genomic window:
- a CDS encoding ATP-binding protein: MASPAIGRLASSRARLRLRRFMWRPGRGLPDRARGPANPALSFGARQAALWSRMTLPLRPLESPRARATERETSWPLRREPASVRRARHLAVAQLGLWGLREPPDLEETVVLLVSELVTNSVRHTRGPLRLNLRVRDGRLCCEVEDTNSDGPAGDPAGDPAGRAAGHGGDSWAEGGRGIGILDALADAWGSFRTATGKTTWFEVEANAPAVA, from the coding sequence ATGGCCTCTCCCGCTATCGGCCGCCTCGCGTCATCCCGTGCCCGGCTGCGCCTTCGCCGATTCATGTGGAGACCGGGGCGGGGGCTGCCGGACCGCGCCCGCGGTCCGGCGAACCCTGCCCTGTCCTTCGGTGCCCGTCAGGCGGCGCTCTGGTCCCGTATGACGCTGCCCCTGCGGCCACTGGAATCCCCCCGTGCGCGGGCCACCGAGCGGGAGACGTCCTGGCCCCTGCGGCGGGAGCCCGCCTCGGTCCGCCGGGCCAGGCACCTGGCGGTCGCACAGCTCGGTCTCTGGGGGCTGCGGGAGCCGCCTGACCTGGAGGAGACCGTCGTGCTCCTGGTCAGCGAACTGGTCACCAACTCGGTGCGCCATACACGCGGTCCCCTGCGGCTCAATCTGCGGGTCCGCGACGGCCGCCTCTGCTGCGAGGTGGAGGACACCAACAGCGACGGCCCGGCGGGCGACCCGGCAGGCGACCCGGCGGGCCGCGCGGCCGGGCACGGGGGCGACAGCTGGGCCGAAGGAGGCCGGGGCATCGGCATCCTCGACGCCCTCGCCGACGCATGGGGCAGCTTCCGCACCGCCACCGGCAAGACGACATGGTTCGAAGTCGAGGCGAACGCGCCGGCGGTCGCCTGA
- a CDS encoding MMPL family transporter has protein sequence MSSLLFRLGRFAARHPWRAIGAWVLAAVVVITASAAVGRDLEDTFDAPGLDSQRAAALLSEAGSGDAGLTARVAATPRDDGETFFGSPAARRALAGLQTELSRLPAVLTASDPAGGLRGGGRAAVANGTVSPDGRVALVTLRYPVVGKLDAGDLEDLKRIVSARAGDTVLRVEAGGDLFMSFEEPETGTGELIGLLAAVVVLLAAFGSLIAMGLPIGMALFGLALGVSAMPLITYLVEIPSWAPVIASMVGLGAGIDYALFLVTRHREQLAAGMAVEESAGRAVATAGQAVVFAGGTVVVSILGLAVAGIPFIAAAGVAIAAVVLIMVAASITLLPAFLGLAGRSIDRFGLPRRRAPRDGRDPRTRRRWRRWGAHVTRHAAAYAVATTVLLLALAAPVLALRLGFPDEGTLPGSRTERQAYDLVADGFGPGANGPLAIAVDLAGDTSVVEPLYDAVTGDPGIASVAPPRIDTEADVAVLLAVAATAPQDDATRATVERLRSEVFPAVLDGSPARAHVGGQTAAFADLGDRVKDRLLLFVTAVVLLSLLLLTVVFRSVLVPLKAAALNLLSIGAAYGVLVMVFQWGWGASLIGLESPVPIVSFIPMFMFAIVFGLSMDYEVFLLSRVREHYLATGDNDGSVVRGLAGTARVITSAALIMVSVFLGFVLGEDPTTKMLGLGLATAIAVDATVVRMVLVPATMKLLGDACWWLPAWLDRLLPAVDIDGGTARGGRTEAREEPKTTLPTG, from the coding sequence GTGTCGTCCCTGCTGTTCCGGCTCGGCCGGTTCGCCGCCCGGCATCCCTGGCGCGCGATCGGCGCCTGGGTCCTGGCCGCCGTCGTCGTCATCACCGCCTCGGCCGCCGTCGGCCGCGACCTCGAGGACACCTTCGACGCCCCCGGGCTCGACTCCCAGCGCGCGGCCGCGCTGCTGTCCGAGGCGGGTTCGGGCGATGCCGGCCTGACCGCCCGCGTCGCGGCGACACCGCGGGACGACGGCGAGACGTTCTTCGGCAGCCCTGCCGCCCGCCGGGCCCTTGCCGGCCTCCAGACCGAGCTGTCCCGACTGCCGGCCGTGCTGACGGCATCCGACCCGGCCGGCGGTCTGCGCGGCGGGGGCAGAGCTGCCGTGGCCAACGGCACCGTCTCGCCCGACGGGCGCGTGGCGCTGGTGACCCTGCGCTATCCGGTGGTCGGGAAGCTCGACGCCGGTGATCTGGAGGACCTGAAGAGGATCGTCTCCGCCCGTGCCGGCGACACCGTGCTCCGGGTCGAGGCGGGCGGTGATCTGTTCATGTCCTTCGAGGAACCGGAGACCGGCACCGGTGAGCTCATCGGGCTGCTGGCCGCCGTCGTCGTCCTGCTGGCCGCCTTCGGGTCGCTGATCGCCATGGGCCTGCCGATCGGCATGGCGCTCTTCGGCCTGGCCCTGGGCGTGAGCGCCATGCCGCTCATCACCTATCTGGTGGAGATACCGAGTTGGGCGCCGGTGATCGCCTCCATGGTCGGCCTCGGCGCGGGCATCGACTACGCGCTCTTCCTCGTCACCCGCCACCGCGAGCAGCTGGCCGCCGGGATGGCCGTCGAGGAGTCGGCCGGACGCGCGGTCGCGACCGCCGGCCAGGCCGTCGTCTTCGCGGGCGGCACGGTCGTCGTCTCGATCCTGGGGCTCGCGGTCGCCGGAATTCCCTTCATCGCCGCGGCCGGTGTCGCCATCGCCGCCGTGGTGCTCATCATGGTGGCGGCCTCGATCACCCTGCTGCCCGCGTTCCTCGGACTCGCCGGGCGCTCCATCGACCGGTTCGGCCTGCCCCGGCGCCGGGCCCCGCGGGACGGCCGCGACCCCCGCACCCGGCGCCGCTGGCGGCGCTGGGGCGCGCACGTCACCCGCCACGCCGCCGCCTACGCCGTCGCCACCACGGTGCTGCTGCTCGCGCTGGCCGCGCCCGTGCTCGCGCTGCGCCTCGGCTTCCCCGACGAGGGCACGCTGCCGGGCTCCCGGACCGAGCGTCAGGCGTACGACCTGGTCGCCGACGGCTTCGGGCCGGGCGCCAACGGTCCTCTCGCCATCGCGGTCGACCTCGCCGGCGACACCTCCGTGGTCGAGCCGCTGTACGACGCCGTCACCGGGGACCCGGGGATCGCCTCGGTGGCGCCGCCGCGGATCGACACGGAAGCGGACGTGGCCGTGCTGCTGGCGGTGGCGGCCACCGCCCCCCAGGACGACGCGACGCGGGCGACGGTCGAACGGCTGCGCTCCGAGGTCTTCCCCGCGGTGCTCGACGGCAGCCCGGCCCGCGCCCACGTCGGAGGGCAGACGGCCGCCTTCGCCGATCTCGGCGACCGGGTGAAGGACCGCCTGCTGCTGTTCGTCACGGCGGTGGTCCTGCTGTCGCTGCTGCTGCTGACCGTGGTGTTCCGCTCGGTCCTCGTCCCGCTCAAGGCCGCCGCGCTGAACCTGCTGAGCATCGGCGCCGCGTACGGGGTGCTGGTGATGGTGTTCCAGTGGGGGTGGGGGGCCTCGCTGATCGGCCTCGAATCCCCCGTGCCGATCGTGTCGTTCATCCCGATGTTCATGTTCGCCATCGTGTTCGGGCTGTCGATGGACTACGAGGTGTTCCTGCTCTCCCGGGTGCGCGAGCACTATCTCGCGACCGGCGACAACGACGGCTCCGTGGTGCGCGGTCTCGCCGGAACCGCCCGGGTGATCACCTCGGCCGCGCTCATCATGGTGTCGGTGTTCCTCGGCTTCGTCCTCGGTGAGGACCCGACCACCAAGATGCTGGGACTCGGCCTGGCGACCGCCATCGCCGTCGACGCCACGGTCGTCCGGATGGTGCTCGTCCCCGCCACGATGAAGCTCCTGGGCGACGCCTGCTGGTGGCTCCCGGCGTGGCTCGACCGCCTCCTGCCCGCCGTCGACATCGACGGCGGCACCGCGCGCGGCGGCCGCACCGAGGCGCGCGAGGAGCCGAAGACCACCCTGCCCACCGGCTGA
- a CDS encoding sensor histidine kinase, with the protein MRHLIRALRGETRALWDKGRALWGETGAPVSPGPGRRDRALAGVLVPVAVLEGVLRPDVPWRALSLVVGVGLIATLLWRRTRPLLMVLVAFGTLLLSQVWALVLGGGQPGLNTMMYMLLLPYALFRWGSKREAMIGLPVILVPAVISVPLTSTSPGDAIAGFALLFAAMALGEALRYRAYARARQFEQVKLVEREQLARDLHDTVAHHVSAIAIRAQAGLAVSAADPAAAGEALRVIETEASRTLAEMRSMVRVLRRADERAGLAPLPLATDLDDLRRAGAGPAVDVEITGDVAGLAPALSTAVYRLVQESVTNARRHARHASRIAVRVAADERSVHLRVSDDGDAVHPRTGGSPGYGLLGMAERAGLLGGSLSAGPDPGRGWTVTAVLPRNGSAS; encoded by the coding sequence GTGCGACACCTCATCCGCGCTCTTCGAGGCGAGACCCGCGCTCTGTGGGACAAGGGCCGTGCCCTGTGGGGGGAGACCGGTGCACCGGTCTCCCCCGGCCCCGGGCGGCGCGACCGGGCGCTGGCCGGGGTGCTGGTGCCCGTCGCCGTGCTGGAGGGGGTTCTCCGGCCGGATGTCCCCTGGCGGGCCCTGTCGTTGGTCGTCGGGGTCGGCCTCATCGCTACGCTGCTGTGGCGGCGTACCAGGCCGCTACTCATGGTCCTGGTCGCGTTCGGCACGCTGCTGCTCAGCCAGGTGTGGGCGCTGGTGCTGGGCGGAGGGCAGCCGGGGCTCAACACCATGATGTACATGCTGCTGCTGCCCTACGCGCTGTTCCGCTGGGGATCGAAGCGCGAGGCGATGATCGGCCTGCCGGTGATCCTGGTGCCTGCCGTGATCTCGGTCCCGCTCACCAGCACCAGTCCGGGCGACGCGATCGCCGGCTTCGCCCTTCTCTTCGCCGCGATGGCGCTGGGCGAGGCGCTGCGGTACCGGGCGTACGCCCGCGCCCGGCAGTTCGAACAGGTCAAGCTGGTCGAGCGCGAGCAGCTGGCCCGCGATCTGCACGACACGGTCGCGCACCACGTGTCGGCCATCGCGATCCGGGCCCAGGCGGGGCTGGCCGTCTCGGCGGCCGACCCCGCGGCCGCCGGGGAGGCGCTGCGGGTGATCGAGACGGAGGCGTCACGCACCCTGGCCGAGATGCGCTCCATGGTCCGCGTCCTGCGCCGCGCCGACGAGCGCGCCGGACTGGCCCCGCTGCCGCTGGCCACCGACCTGGACGACCTCCGGCGCGCCGGCGCGGGCCCCGCGGTCGACGTCGAGATCACCGGTGATGTCGCCGGTCTCGCTCCCGCGCTGTCGACGGCGGTCTACCGGCTCGTCCAGGAGTCGGTCACCAACGCACGCCGGCACGCACGCCACGCCTCACGCATAGCGGTGCGGGTCGCGGCCGACGAGCGCTCGGTGCACCTGCGGGTGAGCGACGACGGCGACGCCGTTCACCCGCGGACGGGCGGGTCGCCCGGCTATGGTCTCCTCGGGATGGCGGAACGGGCGGGCCTGCTGGGCGGTTCGCTCAGCGCCGGCCCGGACCCCGGCCGCGGATGGACCGTGACCGCCGTGCTTCCGAGGAACGGATCGGCATCGTGA
- a CDS encoding response regulator, with the protein MSVRVVVADDQEIVRTGLTMILNAQPGITVVGQAADGHRAVELARSLRPDVCLFDIRMPGIDGIEATRRLTGAGAADPPAVVVITTFDLDEYVHAALKAGARGFLLKDAGPGMLAQAVHAAARGDALIAPSVTARLLAAFAHTGAAPAAPPQPVEALTHREEAVLAAVARGRTNAEIAAELHISLSTVKSHVARLMDKLGARNRVEIAMWAYETDRAGS; encoded by the coding sequence GTGAGCGTGCGTGTGGTGGTCGCCGACGATCAGGAGATCGTGCGGACCGGGCTCACCATGATCCTGAACGCGCAGCCCGGCATCACGGTCGTCGGCCAGGCCGCCGACGGCCACCGCGCCGTGGAACTCGCCCGCTCCCTGCGCCCCGACGTCTGCCTCTTCGACATCCGGATGCCCGGGATCGACGGCATCGAGGCGACCCGGCGGCTCACCGGTGCGGGCGCCGCCGACCCGCCCGCGGTCGTGGTGATCACCACCTTCGATCTCGACGAGTACGTGCACGCCGCCCTCAAGGCGGGCGCCCGCGGCTTCCTCCTCAAGGACGCCGGACCCGGCATGCTCGCGCAGGCCGTTCACGCGGCGGCGCGCGGCGATGCGCTGATCGCCCCGAGTGTCACGGCGCGTCTGCTCGCGGCGTTCGCGCACACCGGTGCGGCCCCGGCGGCACCACCGCAGCCGGTCGAGGCGCTGACCCACCGCGAGGAGGCGGTCCTCGCCGCGGTGGCCCGGGGGCGGACCAACGCCGAGATCGCCGCCGAACTGCACATCAGCCTCAGTACGGTCAAGAGCCATGTCGCCCGGCTGATGGACAAGCTCGGCGCACGCAATCGCGTCGAGATCGCGATGTGGGCCTACGAGACCGACCGCGCCGGGAGTTGA
- a CDS encoding ABC transporter ATP-binding protein, with amino-acid sequence MPTADSLRTLAPRPPAARTPRTAPPGPTERPRELRRVLGLFRPYRGRVALVGLLVGASSLVAVASPFLLREILDTAIPQGRTGLLGLLAMGMIVIALVSGVFDVLQTLLSTTVGQRVMHDLRTSVYGHLQKVPLTFFTRTRGGEVQSRIANDIGAMQATVSSTATSLVSNLTAVVATVVAMLALDWRLTALSLLLLPFFSWISFRVGRERKKITARRQKQMASMTAVVADSLSIGGILLGRTMGRSASLAEAFTEESGKVARLQVSSSMAGRWRMASISVAMAAMPALVYWAAGLALHSGVATLSLGTLVAFVTLQQGLFRPVVKLLSTGVKIQASLALFARVFEYLDLPATVTERKHPVQLARPRGEVRFEGVDFAYDPGDGPILRDIDLSVPAGTSLAVVGATGSGKSTLGHLVPRLYDVTAGRVTLDGVDVRDLGFETLSRTVGVVSQETHLFHASVEENLRFAAPEATHEQLVEAARAARIHDHIASLPDGYDTVVGERGHRFSGGEKQRLALARTMLRNPRVLILDEATSALDTRTERAVQQAVDALSAGRTTITIAHRLSTVRDADRIVVLDGGRIVEQGTHEELVERGDRYAELVRRDTEPLPAARDTERVPTARDTEPLPAARDTGRIPAARDTERVPAAV; translated from the coding sequence ATGCCCACCGCAGACTCCCTCAGGACCCTGGCCCCCCGTCCACCCGCCGCCCGCACGCCCAGAACCGCCCCGCCCGGCCCCACCGAGCGGCCCCGTGAACTCCGCCGCGTCCTGGGTCTCTTCCGGCCCTACCGAGGGCGTGTCGCCCTCGTCGGCCTCCTGGTCGGAGCCTCCTCGCTGGTGGCCGTCGCCTCCCCCTTCCTGCTGCGGGAGATCCTGGACACCGCGATCCCCCAGGGGCGCACCGGGCTGCTCGGCCTCCTGGCCATGGGCATGATCGTGATCGCCCTGGTGTCGGGCGTCTTCGACGTGCTGCAGACACTGCTGTCCACCACGGTCGGCCAGCGGGTCATGCACGATCTGCGGACTTCCGTCTACGGGCACCTGCAGAAGGTGCCCCTGACCTTCTTCACCCGGACCCGCGGCGGCGAGGTGCAGTCCCGAATCGCCAACGACATCGGGGCGATGCAGGCCACCGTGTCGTCCACAGCCACGTCCCTGGTCTCCAACCTCACCGCGGTGGTGGCCACGGTCGTGGCGATGCTGGCACTCGACTGGCGGCTGACCGCCCTGTCCCTGCTGCTGCTCCCCTTCTTCTCCTGGATCAGCTTCCGGGTGGGCCGGGAACGCAAGAAGATCACCGCCCGCCGCCAGAAGCAGATGGCCTCCATGACGGCTGTCGTCGCGGACTCCCTCTCCATCGGAGGCATCCTGCTGGGCCGGACCATGGGGCGGTCCGCATCGCTGGCCGAAGCCTTCACTGAGGAATCCGGGAAGGTCGCTCGCCTGCAGGTCAGTTCGAGCATGGCGGGACGCTGGCGGATGGCGTCCATCAGCGTCGCCATGGCGGCCATGCCCGCCCTCGTCTACTGGGCCGCGGGACTCGCCCTGCACAGCGGTGTGGCCACCCTGTCGCTCGGCACGCTGGTGGCGTTCGTGACGTTGCAGCAGGGGCTGTTCCGTCCCGTGGTGAAACTGCTGTCGACGGGTGTGAAGATCCAGGCCTCGCTGGCCCTCTTCGCGCGGGTCTTCGAGTATCTGGACCTTCCGGCGACCGTGACCGAGCGGAAGCACCCCGTCCAGCTGGCCCGGCCGCGGGGCGAAGTGCGGTTCGAAGGGGTCGACTTCGCCTACGACCCGGGTGACGGGCCGATTCTCCGGGACATCGACCTCAGCGTCCCGGCCGGGACGTCACTCGCGGTGGTGGGCGCCACGGGCTCGGGCAAGAGCACGCTCGGACACCTGGTGCCCCGCCTCTACGACGTCACCGCGGGCCGGGTGACCCTCGACGGCGTCGACGTACGCGACCTCGGTTTCGAGACCCTGTCCCGGACCGTGGGCGTGGTCTCCCAGGAGACGCACCTCTTCCACGCCTCCGTTGAGGAGAACCTCCGCTTCGCGGCACCGGAGGCGACGCACGAGCAACTCGTCGAGGCCGCGCGAGCCGCCCGGATCCACGACCACATCGCGTCCCTCCCCGACGGCTACGACACGGTCGTCGGAGAACGCGGCCACCGCTTCTCGGGCGGCGAGAAACAGCGGCTGGCCCTGGCACGCACCATGCTGCGCAATCCGCGCGTCCTCATCCTCGACGAGGCCACCAGCGCACTTGACACCCGCACCGAACGCGCGGTGCAGCAGGCCGTCGACGCGCTGTCGGCCGGGCGCACCACCATCACCATCGCGCACAGGCTGTCGACCGTGCGGGACGCCGACCGGATCGTTGTCCTGGACGGCGGACGCATCGTCGAGCAGGGCACCCACGAGGAACTCGTGGAGCGTGGCGACAGGTACGCGGAGCTGGTACGTCGCGACACCGAACCGCTTCCGGCCGCTCGGGACACCGAACGGGTTCCCACCGCTCGCGACACCGAACCGCTTCCGGCCGCTCGGGACACCGGTCGGATTCCCGCCGCTCGCGACACCGAACGGGTTCCCGCCGCGGTGTGA
- a CDS encoding NAD-dependent formate dehydrogenase, with protein MAKILAVLYPDPVGGYPPDYARDGIPTITGYPGGQTAPTPHAVDFTPGQLLGCVSGELGLRRFLEERGHTFVVTSDKEGGDSTLDRELPDTDVVVSQPFWPAYLTPERIAAAPRLRLAITAGIGSDHVDLPSAISHGMTVAEVTYSNSISVSEHAVMQILTLVHDYMSAHEWVTAKKGWNIADAVSRNYDLEGMDVGVLGSGRIGQAVLRRLKPFDVRLHYSDVHRLPEEVEDELGLTYHPDARSLASSVDVLSIHTPLHPKTQNLFDDELLGTMRRGAYIVNTARGLIVDRDAVVRALDSGRLAGYAGDVWYPQPPPPDHPWRTMPHEAMTPHVSGSTLSAQARYAAGTREILECWFDGRPIRPEYLIVDGGGLAGTGARSYTVTG; from the coding sequence ATGGCAAAGATCCTTGCGGTGCTCTATCCGGATCCCGTGGGCGGTTACCCACCCGACTACGCCCGCGACGGGATCCCCACCATCACCGGCTACCCGGGCGGTCAGACCGCGCCGACCCCGCACGCCGTCGACTTCACCCCGGGGCAGCTCCTCGGCTGTGTCTCCGGGGAACTGGGACTGCGCCGCTTCCTGGAGGAACGCGGCCACACCTTCGTCGTCACCTCCGACAAGGAAGGCGGTGACTCCACGCTCGACCGCGAGCTGCCCGACACCGACGTGGTGGTCTCGCAGCCGTTCTGGCCGGCCTATCTCACCCCCGAGCGGATCGCCGCTGCTCCCCGGCTCAGACTCGCGATCACGGCGGGGATCGGGTCGGACCACGTCGACCTGCCGAGCGCCATCTCGCACGGCATGACGGTGGCGGAGGTCACCTACAGCAACAGCATCAGTGTGTCCGAGCACGCCGTGATGCAGATTCTCACCCTGGTGCACGACTACATGTCCGCCCACGAGTGGGTGACCGCGAAGAAGGGCTGGAACATCGCCGACGCGGTGTCGCGCAACTACGACCTCGAGGGCATGGACGTCGGCGTCCTCGGCTCCGGCCGCATCGGGCAGGCGGTGCTGCGCCGCCTCAAGCCGTTCGACGTCAGGCTGCACTACAGCGATGTGCACCGGCTGCCCGAGGAGGTCGAGGACGAACTGGGGCTGACGTACCACCCCGACGCCCGCTCGCTGGCCTCCTCGGTCGACGTGCTGTCGATCCACACCCCCCTGCACCCGAAGACGCAGAACCTGTTCGACGACGAACTGCTCGGGACCATGCGGCGCGGCGCGTACATCGTCAACACGGCACGCGGGCTGATCGTCGACCGGGACGCCGTGGTGCGGGCCCTGGACAGCGGCCGGCTGGCCGGCTACGCGGGTGACGTGTGGTACCCGCAGCCGCCGCCCCCCGACCACCCGTGGCGCACCATGCCGCACGAGGCGATGACGCCGCACGTGTCCGGCTCGACCCTCTCGGCGCAGGCGCGCTACGCGGCCGGCACCCGGGAGATCCTGGAGTGCTGGTTCGACGGGCGCCCCATCCGCCCGGAGTACCTGATCGTGGACGGCGGGGGTCTGGCCGGGACCGGTGCGCGCTCCTACACGGTCACCGGATAG
- a CDS encoding fluoride efflux transporter FluC produces the protein MTTEREPFRSRVHGRVLAAVALGGLLGGTARYGLALAFPTPAGSFPLTTFAVNVSGAFLLALLLVYLVEVRQRAGYARPFAAVGFLGSYTTYSTWMFDTDRLLGGGDHTLALLNVLGSLLAGLAATVLGLAVGRRVTARPGGPHRFRSRFRRMP, from the coding sequence TTGACGACTGAACGCGAGCCGTTCCGGTCCCGCGTGCACGGGCGTGTCCTGGCTGCTGTCGCACTGGGCGGACTGCTGGGCGGTACGGCCCGCTACGGCCTCGCGCTGGCGTTTCCCACACCTGCGGGGTCGTTTCCGCTGACGACGTTCGCCGTCAACGTGTCCGGTGCGTTCCTGCTGGCGCTGCTGCTGGTGTACCTGGTGGAGGTCCGGCAGCGGGCCGGGTACGCACGGCCGTTCGCCGCGGTCGGGTTCCTCGGCTCGTACACCACGTACTCGACCTGGATGTTCGACACCGACCGCCTCCTGGGCGGCGGCGACCACACCCTCGCGCTGCTCAACGTGCTGGGCAGTCTGCTCGCCGGCCTGGCCGCCACCGTGCTGGGCCTGGCCGTCGGCCGGAGGGTGACCGCCCGGCCCGGCGGCCCCCACCGGTTCCGGAGCCGGTTCCGGAGGATGCCGTGA
- the crcB gene encoding fluoride efflux transporter CrcB, protein MITLLGVGAAAALGAVARYVLDQYVQYLRPGAFPRGTWLINITGSFVLGLAVGLAARHGLPEQVLTIVGAGFCGAYTTFSTFSYELVRLCERGRAGTSLLYGASSLAAGLAAVVAGFAVGTL, encoded by the coding sequence GTGATCACCCTGCTCGGCGTCGGGGCGGCGGCGGCTCTCGGGGCGGTCGCGCGCTATGTGCTCGACCAGTACGTGCAGTACCTCAGGCCCGGCGCGTTCCCGCGGGGTACCTGGCTGATCAACATCACGGGGTCGTTCGTCCTGGGGCTCGCGGTGGGCCTGGCGGCGCGGCACGGGCTGCCGGAGCAGGTCCTGACGATCGTCGGCGCGGGTTTCTGCGGCGCCTACACGACGTTCTCCACCTTCAGTTACGAGCTGGTCCGCCTGTGTGAGCGGGGCCGGGCGGGAACGTCGCTGCTGTACGGCGCGTCGAGCCTCGCGGCGGGCCTCGCGGCGGTCGTCGCCGGGTTCGCCGTCGGAACACTCTGA
- a CDS encoding FmdB family zinc ribbon protein: MATYEYLCGRCGPFDVRLAIGTAPADHGCPVCTGPARRVYSPPGLTLTPHTVASLHERDERSREAPAVVSEVPPGKGVPRRPHPALPRLPRS; encoded by the coding sequence ATGGCAACCTATGAATACCTGTGCGGCCGTTGCGGGCCCTTCGACGTCAGGCTGGCGATCGGGACCGCGCCCGCCGATCACGGCTGCCCCGTCTGCACGGGCCCCGCCCGACGTGTGTACTCCCCGCCCGGCCTCACGCTGACCCCGCACACCGTCGCCTCCCTCCACGAACGGGACGAACGCTCCCGCGAGGCGCCGGCAGTGGTGTCCGAAGTGCCGCCGGGCAAGGGCGTACCGCGGCGCCCGCACCCCGCGCTCCCGCGGTTGCCCCGTTCCTGA
- a CDS encoding AmiS/UreI family transporter, with protein sequence MGNVGLLFVGAVLFINGLLLLGKVDAKAGAVFNLFIGALQVLTPTYLIFTAGDDPMRILAASGIYLFGFTYLYVGIGLLTGLDSSGVGYYSLFVAIAALGYAFVNFRLFEDQAFGVIWLYWAFLWFLFFLLLGLKKDALREYTGWVTAIQGWVTGVIPAGLLLSGYWKHPTEIAIALAVFGVVVFAALWPLTRSSRQPVPAPPGPGT encoded by the coding sequence GTGGGCAATGTGGGACTGCTCTTCGTCGGTGCGGTGCTCTTCATCAACGGCCTGCTGCTCCTCGGAAAGGTTGACGCCAAGGCAGGAGCGGTGTTCAACCTCTTCATCGGAGCACTGCAGGTACTGACGCCGACCTACCTCATCTTCACCGCCGGCGACGACCCCATGAGGATCCTGGCGGCGTCCGGCATCTACCTGTTCGGCTTCACCTACCTGTACGTAGGCATCGGCCTGCTCACCGGGCTCGACAGCTCCGGTGTCGGCTACTACTCGCTGTTCGTGGCCATCGCGGCCCTGGGATACGCGTTCGTCAACTTCCGGCTCTTCGAGGACCAGGCCTTCGGGGTCATCTGGCTCTACTGGGCCTTCCTGTGGTTCCTGTTCTTCCTGCTGCTCGGTCTCAAGAAGGACGCCCTCAGGGAGTACACGGGCTGGGTCACGGCCATCCAGGGCTGGGTCACCGGAGTGATCCCGGCCGGGCTGCTGCTCTCCGGCTACTGGAAGCACCCCACCGAGATCGCCATCGCCCTGGCGGTGTTCGGCGTCGTGGTGTTCGCGGCGCTGTGGCCGCTCACCCGGAGTTCGCGGCAGCCCGTCCCGGCGCCTCCCGGGCCGGGAACGTGA